A window from Electrophorus electricus isolate fEleEle1 chromosome 7, fEleEle1.pri, whole genome shotgun sequence encodes these proteins:
- the LOC118241763 gene encoding ras association domain-containing protein 3-like, translating into MCVCKLAEGEHPLLLRLLAGPSPDTLSFVLREQQTGEVMWDAFSIPELHNFLRILDKEEQDQVRVITTRYNMYREKLEEAIHVVSSPD; encoded by the exons A tgtgtgtctgtaaactGGCCGAGGGAGAGCACCCTCTGCTCCTGCGTCTGCTGGCAGGGCCCAGCCCGGACACGCTGAGCTTCGTGCtgagagagcagcagacaggcGAGGTCATG tGGGATGCTTTCTCCATCCCCGAGCTGCACAACTTCCTGCGCATCCTGGATAAGGAGGAGCAGGACCAGGTCCGCGTGATAACCACGCGCTACAACATGTACCgggagaagctggaggaggcGATCCACGTTGTCAGCAGCCCTGATTAA